The following coding sequences are from one Lolium rigidum isolate FL_2022 chromosome 6, APGP_CSIRO_Lrig_0.1, whole genome shotgun sequence window:
- the LOC124665655 gene encoding purine permease 3-like yields the protein MDVEEAPKDTGTPPAQHGRGKAMHRLLVALNCGMLILGTTGGPLLSRLYFSKGGHRQWLSAWLETGGWPLLLIPVVASYLTRRSRDPSAPLLLTRPRWILLAAAALGVATGADDFLYAYGLSYVPVSTSAILISTQLAFTVLFAFLIVRQRLTAFSLNAVALITIGAVVLGLHASSDRPAGVTKGQYWMGFFLSLGAAALYGLVLPLVELTYKRAASGGRVLTYALVVEMQLVMGFFATAFCTVGMIVNNDFQAIAREARAFELGEARYYTVLVWSSIFWQFFFLGAVGVIFCVHTLLTGILIAAFIPVTEMLGVLLLHEKFSSEKGVALVLSLWGLASYSYGEYADARAKKKKAALWEAQAS from the exons ATGGACGTCGAAGAAGCGCCCAAGGACACGGGGACTCCGCCGGCGCAGCATGGGCGCGGCAAGGCGATGCACCGGCTCCTGGTGGCGCTCAACTGCGGGATGCTGATTCTGGGCACCACGGGCGGGCCGCTCCTCAGCCGCCTCTACTTCAGCAAAGGCGGGCACCGGCAGTGGCTCTCCGCGTGGCTGGAGACCGGCGGCTGGCCGCTGCTGCTGATCCCCGTGGTGGCGTCCTACCTCACCCGGCGCTCGCGCGACCCCAGCGCGCCGCTGCTGCTCACCCGGCCTCGGTGGATactgctcgcggcggcggcgctcggggtgGCCACCGGCGCAGACGACTTCCTATACGCCTACGGCCTCTCGTACGTGCCGGTCTCCACCTCGGCCATCCTCATCTCAACGCAGCTGGCCTTCACCGTCCTCTTCGCGTTCCTCATCGTGCGGCAGCGGCTGACGGCCTTCTCCCTGAACGCCGTCGCGCTGATCACCATCGGCGCCGTGGTGCTGGGCCTGCACGCCTCGTCGGACCGCCCCGCCGGGGTGACCAAGGGCCAGTATTGGATGGGCTTCTTTCTCAGCCTCGGCGCCGCCGCGCTGTACGGCCTCGTGCTGCCGCTCGTGGAGCTCACCTACAAGCGCGCCGCAAGCGGCGGCCGCGTGCTGACGTACGCGCTGGTGGTGGAGATGCAGCTAGTCATGGGATTCTTCGCCACCGCCTTctgcaccgtcggcatgatcgtcaACAACGATTTCCAG GCGATCGCGAGGGAAGCGCGGGCGTTCGAGCTGGGAGAGGCACGCTACTACACGGTGCTGGTGTGGAGCTCCATCTTCTGGCAGTTCTTCTTCCTTGGCGCCGTGGGCGTCATCTTCTGCGTCCACACGCTCCTCACCGGAAtcctcattgccgccttcatcccGGTGACGGAGATGctgggcgtcctcctcctccacgagAAGTTCAGCAGCGAAAAGGGTGTCGCGCTCGTGCTCTCCCTCTGGGGCCTCGCCTCCTACTCCTACGGCGAGTACGCCGACGCCCGGGCCAAGAAGAAGAAAGCAGCCCTGTGGGAAGCCCAAGCTTCATAA